The following are encoded together in the Erwinia sp. E602 genome:
- the crp gene encoding cAMP-activated global transcriptional regulator CRP has translation MVLGKPQTDPTLEWFLSHCHIHKYPSKSTLIHQGEKAETLYYIVKGAVAVLIKDEEGKEMILSYLNQGDFIGELGLFEEGQERSAWVRAKAACEVAEISYKKFRQLIQVNPDILMRLSSQMARRLQVTSEKVGNLAFLDVTGRIAQTLLNLAKQPDAMTHPDGMQIKITRQEIGQIVGCSRETVGRILKMLEDQNLISAHGKTIVVYGTR, from the coding sequence ATGGTTCTCGGCAAACCGCAAACAGACCCGACTCTCGAATGGTTCCTGTCACATTGCCATATTCACAAATATCCATCCAAAAGCACGCTGATCCATCAGGGTGAAAAGGCAGAAACCCTCTACTACATCGTCAAAGGCGCGGTAGCGGTGCTGATCAAGGATGAAGAAGGCAAAGAGATGATCCTCTCCTACCTGAACCAGGGCGACTTTATTGGCGAACTGGGCCTGTTTGAAGAGGGGCAGGAGCGCAGCGCCTGGGTGCGCGCGAAAGCGGCCTGTGAAGTGGCTGAAATTTCCTACAAAAAATTCCGTCAGCTGATTCAGGTTAACCCGGATATTCTGATGCGTCTCTCCTCGCAGATGGCGCGTCGTCTGCAGGTGACGTCTGAAAAGGTCGGCAACCTCGCCTTCCTCGACGTCACCGGCCGTATTGCCCAGACCCTGCTCAATCTGGCCAAACAGCCCGATGCCATGACCCACCCGGATGGCATGCAGATCAAAATCACCCGTCAGGAGATCGGCCAGATCGTCGGCTGTTCCCGTGAAACCGTGGGCCGTATCCTGAAAATGCTGGAAGATCAGAATCTGATCTCCGCACACGGCAAAACCATTGTCGTTTACGGCACCCGTTAA
- a CDS encoding LysR substrate-binding domain-containing protein: protein MRYLPKMQQLRVFEEVVRQGSIRSAARTLAQSQPAISRALKELENTLQTALFLRGPGGITLTPSGQLFAVRNRFILQELQRAGDEIYSAQHPQQGQVAVGVCSLVGSTMLAEVVEKFRLRHPQARLSVKEGLMRSLLPLLNSGEIDFAAGPVPADLKQERLVITPLFQVPLCVVASKNHPARRARALTQLSEQKWLLAEDESATLSSLNDELKRFFQALPQPALRTSSLLSAIELVERAGYLMLLPEPVVSRWSHSLVQLPIGTLPALRYGAVCSSHSPLTASAQQLLKILEKASGRDAWRCSTGKNSTPSLFPLC from the coding sequence ATGCGCTATCTACCTAAAATGCAGCAGCTGCGGGTGTTTGAAGAAGTCGTGCGTCAGGGCAGTATCCGCTCGGCGGCCCGCACGCTGGCACAGTCACAGCCGGCCATCAGCCGGGCGCTGAAGGAACTGGAAAATACGCTGCAAACGGCGCTGTTTCTGCGCGGCCCTGGCGGGATCACCCTGACGCCCAGCGGCCAGCTGTTCGCGGTACGCAACCGCTTTATCCTGCAGGAGCTGCAGCGGGCGGGGGATGAAATCTACTCCGCCCAGCATCCTCAGCAGGGGCAGGTGGCGGTGGGAGTTTGCAGCCTGGTGGGCTCAACGATGCTGGCGGAGGTGGTCGAAAAATTTCGCCTGCGCCACCCGCAGGCCCGGCTAAGCGTCAAAGAGGGCCTGATGCGCAGCCTGCTGCCGCTGCTGAACAGCGGCGAGATCGACTTTGCCGCCGGGCCGGTTCCCGCCGATCTTAAGCAGGAGCGGCTGGTGATCACCCCGCTCTTTCAGGTGCCGCTGTGCGTGGTCGCCAGCAAAAATCATCCGGCGCGGCGGGCGCGGGCGTTAACCCAGCTGAGCGAGCAAAAATGGCTGCTGGCAGAAGATGAGAGCGCCACGCTGTCATCGTTAAATGATGAGCTGAAACGCTTTTTTCAGGCGCTGCCGCAGCCGGCATTGCGCACCAGTTCGTTACTGTCCGCCATCGAACTGGTCGAGCGTGCGGGATACCTGATGCTGTTACCGGAACCGGTGGTGAGCCGCTGGTCGCACAGCCTGGTGCAGCTGCCGATCGGCACGCTGCCCGCGCTGCGGTATGGCGCGGTCTGCTCCAGCCACTCGCCGCTGACCGCCAGCGCGCAGCAGCTGTTGAAAATACTTGAGAAAGCCAGCGGGCGTGACGCGTGGCGCTGTTCTACCGGCAAAAACAGCACGCCCTCCCTTTTCCCGCTATGCTGA
- a CDS encoding MFS transporter, whose amino-acid sequence MDRRARLGMILMLFAGYTLIYIDKTVMGFALLPIRAEFNFTPQQVGLIPGLFFFSYTLFQIPAGWLNDRLGYRAMLVMSLALVGVCALLFGWWGLGLGWLILFRMLAGIGHSGYPSASAKTVTMTFDLQHRTFVQSLLLSSSGMAMVIGPLLAIWALRVMRWQQMYMVFAALFLLVALLMLVLLPKHGQQQQEVAAPSQGSWRLMFRHPLIWQLIIANVCVNLPAYSLMAWLPSFLVKEHGLSMAVTGEIISIGGIGAWASSIIGGWLVGRYGSGREPLVILCTALVAACGLLGIYFSTSLLATIVILMITNGATFCTFVFTFTLPLKRFEPRIMGTTVGFLNACGVAGGFIGPIVIGYLVAASGGDYFTSFLFMMVAIVIAGLALLPGSRRPLISPQHQESL is encoded by the coding sequence ATGGATAGACGCGCACGCCTGGGAATGATCCTGATGTTATTTGCCGGCTATACCCTGATTTATATCGATAAAACCGTGATGGGCTTTGCGCTTCTGCCGATACGCGCAGAGTTTAACTTCACCCCGCAGCAGGTCGGCCTGATCCCGGGCTTATTTTTTTTCTCCTACACCCTGTTTCAGATCCCCGCCGGCTGGTTAAACGACCGGCTGGGCTACCGGGCGATGCTGGTGATGTCGCTGGCGCTGGTGGGCGTATGTGCCCTGCTGTTTGGCTGGTGGGGGCTGGGCCTTGGCTGGCTGATCCTGTTTCGCATGCTGGCCGGCATCGGTCACTCCGGTTATCCCAGCGCCAGCGCGAAAACGGTGACCATGACCTTCGATCTGCAGCATCGTACCTTTGTACAGTCGCTACTGCTCTCCTCCTCAGGAATGGCGATGGTAATCGGGCCGCTGCTGGCAATCTGGGCGCTGCGGGTGATGCGCTGGCAGCAGATGTATATGGTGTTTGCCGCGCTTTTTCTGCTGGTGGCGCTGCTGATGCTGGTGCTACTGCCAAAACACGGACAGCAGCAACAGGAGGTGGCCGCCCCGTCGCAGGGTAGCTGGCGGCTGATGTTCCGTCATCCGCTCATCTGGCAGCTGATTATCGCTAACGTCTGCGTCAATCTTCCCGCCTACAGCCTGATGGCCTGGCTACCCAGTTTTCTGGTCAAAGAGCATGGCCTGTCGATGGCCGTTACCGGTGAGATCATCTCTATCGGCGGTATTGGTGCCTGGGCGTCGTCGATTATCGGCGGCTGGCTGGTGGGGCGCTATGGCTCCGGTCGCGAGCCGCTGGTGATCCTTTGCACCGCGCTGGTTGCGGCCTGTGGCCTGCTCGGCATCTATTTTTCCACCTCGCTGCTGGCGACGATTGTCATTCTGATGATCACCAATGGTGCCACCTTCTGCACCTTTGTCTTTACCTTTACGCTGCCGTTGAAACGTTTCGAACCGCGCATTATGGGCACCACGGTGGGCTTTCTTAACGCCTGCGGTGTGGCCGGTGGGTTTATTGGCCCGATCGTCATCGGGTATCTGGTCGCGGCCAGCGGAGGGGACTACTTCACCAGCTTCCTGTTTATGATGGTCGCGATCGTGATTGCCGGGCTGGCGCTGCTGCCCGGCAGCCGGCGGCCGCTTATCTCACCGCAACATCAGGAGTCACTATGA
- a CDS encoding amidohydrolase encodes MNAAVASLIEDITPQVVAWRRHIHANPHLSFYEQETADYVAAELAKMGPLALTRLTPNSVLAELTGARSGPCIALRADMDALPIHELNDEPFTSRHPGVMHACGHDAHTAMLLGAAKVLCQLRSQIAGRVRFVFQHAEEVPPGGAQELVELGAMRDVQTIFGLHVMPGFPTGTVGFTEGVFSAASDNFDLILQGTGAHAAMPDKSCDPIVMGAGVVHALQQVVSRRLNPNDRAVLTVASFLADGGYNVIPDSAHLRGTLRTLSREAREEIPKMMEQMLEGLTRASGGSYQLNWTRGYVTGVNHRDACQIAAENVRAQLGEQALKILPHPMFGCEDFSAYQQVVPGCFLFVGSGNEAIGACWNLHNPHFRLDEAVLPLGVKLHIGFIQRLLMDGRS; translated from the coding sequence ATGAACGCTGCAGTTGCTTCACTGATTGAGGATATCACACCGCAGGTGGTCGCCTGGCGGCGGCATATTCATGCTAACCCCCATCTCTCCTTTTACGAGCAGGAGACGGCCGACTACGTGGCCGCGGAGCTGGCGAAGATGGGGCCATTGGCCCTGACGCGGTTGACGCCGAACAGCGTGCTGGCGGAGCTGACCGGCGCGCGCAGCGGCCCGTGTATTGCGCTGCGCGCGGATATGGACGCCCTGCCGATCCATGAGCTGAACGATGAGCCGTTTACCTCACGCCATCCGGGGGTGATGCACGCCTGCGGACACGACGCGCACACCGCGATGCTGTTGGGCGCGGCCAAAGTGCTGTGCCAGCTGCGCTCGCAGATTGCCGGACGCGTGCGCTTCGTTTTCCAGCATGCCGAGGAGGTACCGCCCGGCGGAGCGCAGGAGCTGGTGGAACTGGGGGCGATGCGGGACGTACAGACGATCTTCGGCCTGCACGTGATGCCCGGTTTTCCCACCGGCACCGTCGGTTTTACCGAAGGGGTGTTCAGCGCCGCCAGCGACAACTTTGATCTGATCCTGCAGGGCACCGGCGCGCACGCGGCGATGCCGGATAAAAGCTGCGATCCGATCGTGATGGGGGCGGGGGTGGTGCACGCGCTGCAGCAGGTGGTGTCGCGGCGGCTGAACCCGAACGACCGCGCGGTGCTGACCGTGGCCAGCTTTCTTGCCGACGGTGGCTACAACGTGATCCCGGACAGCGCGCACCTCAGGGGTACGCTGCGCACGCTCAGCCGCGAGGCGCGCGAAGAGATCCCTAAGATGATGGAGCAGATGCTGGAGGGCCTGACCCGGGCCTCTGGCGGCAGCTACCAGCTGAACTGGACGCGCGGCTACGTCACCGGCGTTAACCACCGCGACGCCTGCCAGATCGCCGCAGAGAATGTCCGAGCCCAGCTGGGCGAGCAGGCGTTGAAAATTCTGCCGCACCCGATGTTCGGCTGTGAAGACTTTTCGGCCTACCAGCAGGTGGTGCCCGGCTGCTTCCTGTTTGTCGGTTCGGGTAACGAGGCAATCGGGGCCTGCTGGAATCTGCATAACCCCCACTTCCGCCTTGATGAGGCGGTGCTGCCGCTGGGCGTGAAGCTGCATATCGGGTTTATCCAGCGGCTGCTGATGGACGGGCGCAGCTGA
- a CDS encoding phosphoribulokinase encodes MSAKHPVIAVTGSSGAGTTTTSLAFRKIFQQLNLRAAEVEGDSFHRFTRPEMDMAIRKARDMGKHVSYFGPEANDFGLLEQTFAGYGRSGKGQSRKYLHTYDEAVPWNQVPGTFTPWQPLPEPTDVLFYEGLHGGVVTPQHSVADHVDLLVGVVPIVNLEWIQKLVRDTSERGHSREAVMDSVVRSMEDYINFITPQFSRTHLNFQRVPTVDTSNPFAARGIPSLDESFVVIHFQGLEDIDFPYLLAMLQGSFISHMKTLVVPGGKMGLAMELIMAPLVQRLIEGKKIV; translated from the coding sequence ATGTCAGCCAAACATCCGGTTATCGCCGTCACCGGCTCCAGCGGGGCAGGAACCACCACCACCAGCCTGGCGTTCAGGAAAATATTCCAGCAGCTTAATCTGCGCGCGGCCGAGGTGGAAGGCGACAGTTTTCACCGTTTTACCCGCCCGGAGATGGATATGGCCATCCGTAAGGCACGTGACATGGGGAAACACGTCAGCTATTTCGGGCCGGAGGCTAACGATTTCGGCCTGCTGGAGCAGACCTTCGCCGGGTATGGCCGCAGCGGTAAGGGCCAGTCACGCAAGTATCTGCACACCTATGATGAAGCGGTGCCGTGGAACCAGGTGCCGGGCACCTTCACCCCGTGGCAGCCGCTGCCGGAACCGACCGACGTGCTGTTCTATGAGGGGCTGCACGGCGGCGTGGTAACGCCACAGCACAGCGTGGCAGACCACGTTGACTTGCTGGTGGGCGTGGTGCCGATCGTCAACCTCGAATGGATCCAGAAGCTGGTACGTGACACCAGCGAGCGCGGCCACTCGCGCGAGGCGGTGATGGATTCGGTGGTGCGCTCGATGGAGGACTACATCAACTTTATTACGCCACAGTTCTCGCGCACCCACCTCAACTTCCAGCGGGTGCCGACGGTGGATACCTCCAACCCCTTCGCCGCCCGCGGCATTCCCTCGCTCGACGAGAGTTTTGTGGTGATCCATTTCCAGGGTCTGGAGGATATCGACTTCCCGTATCTGCTCGCCATGCTGCAGGGCTCCTTTATCTCGCATATGAAAACCCTGGTCGTGCCCGGCGGTAAGATGGGCCTGGCGATGGAGCTGATCATGGCACCGCTGGTGCAACGGCTGATCGAAGGTAAAAAAATCGTCTGA
- a CDS encoding YheU family protein, which yields MIIPWRDLNPETLDSLLEAFVLREGTDYGEQERTLAEKVDDVRRQLVSGEVVLMWSELHETVNIMPRGQFRE from the coding sequence ATGATTATTCCCTGGCGCGATCTTAACCCTGAAACCCTTGATAGCCTGCTGGAAGCCTTTGTGCTGCGCGAAGGTACCGACTATGGCGAGCAGGAGCGCACGCTGGCCGAGAAGGTGGACGACGTGCGGCGCCAGCTGGTCAGCGGCGAGGTAGTGCTGATGTGGTCTGAACTGCATGAAACCGTCAATATCATGCCGCGCGGCCAGTTCAGGGAGTGA
- a CDS encoding hydrolase, with product MDSTSPDVINFAPRPGEAFHPLPGAANPHLQTILPRLLRRRIALRPHWQRLTLPDGDFVDLAWSEDPAQARHKPRVVLFHGLEGSFNSPYAHGLMQAWQARGWLGVVMHFRGCSGTPNRLNRIYHSGETEDASFFLRWLRETWGDVPTAAVGISLGGNMLACLMGKQGDACLLDAGVVVSAPLMLEPCSRRLEQGFSRVYQRYLLNLLKQNARRKLLAWPGTLPVDLQQLAALRQLRDFDDAITARAHGFADATDYYRRCSALPLLPGVRKPLLIVHASDDPFMTPEVIPDPALLPACVEYQLTQHGGHVGFVGGTLRQPQMWLEQRIPQWLTPWLEQR from the coding sequence ATGGATTCAACAAGCCCGGACGTTATAAATTTCGCCCCCCGCCCCGGCGAGGCTTTTCACCCGTTGCCGGGCGCGGCCAATCCGCACCTGCAGACGATTCTGCCGCGCCTGCTGCGCCGCCGCATTGCCCTGCGCCCCCACTGGCAGCGCCTGACCCTGCCGGACGGCGATTTTGTCGATCTGGCCTGGAGCGAAGACCCGGCGCAGGCGCGCCACAAACCGCGCGTGGTGCTGTTCCACGGCCTGGAGGGTAGTTTCAACAGCCCCTATGCCCACGGCCTGATGCAGGCATGGCAGGCGCGCGGCTGGCTGGGTGTGGTGATGCATTTTCGCGGCTGCAGCGGTACGCCGAATCGCCTGAACCGCATCTATCATTCCGGCGAAACGGAAGATGCCAGCTTCTTCCTGCGGTGGCTGCGTGAGACGTGGGGCGACGTACCGACCGCCGCGGTCGGCATCTCCCTCGGCGGCAATATGCTGGCCTGCCTGATGGGAAAACAGGGGGACGCGTGCCTGCTGGACGCCGGGGTGGTGGTCTCTGCGCCGCTGATGCTGGAGCCCTGCAGCCGGCGGCTGGAGCAGGGATTTTCCCGCGTCTACCAGCGCTATCTGCTGAACCTGCTGAAGCAGAACGCCCGCCGCAAGCTGCTGGCGTGGCCCGGTACGCTGCCGGTCGATCTGCAACAGCTGGCGGCCCTGCGCCAGCTGCGCGACTTTGATGATGCGATCACCGCCCGCGCTCACGGCTTTGCCGATGCCACCGACTACTATCGCCGCTGCAGCGCCCTGCCGCTGCTGCCCGGCGTGCGTAAACCGCTGCTGATCGTGCACGCCAGCGACGACCCTTTTATGACCCCTGAAGTGATCCCCGACCCCGCACTGCTGCCGGCCTGCGTTGAATATCAGCTGACGCAGCACGGCGGGCATGTCGGATTTGTAGGTGGAACCCTGCGTCAGCCACAGATGTGGCTGGAGCAGCGCATTCCACAGTGGCTTACCCCCTGGCTGGAGCAACGATGA
- a CDS encoding LysE family translocator, translating into MELSLFLSMLGFLWVAAITPGPNNMLLTASGARFGLLRSLMLLVGIMIGMQLMLLMVAFGVGGLILLYPALHLLLKIAGSLYLLWLAWKIGSAGYEELNTDAAPATPMPFWQGGLLQLINPKAWLMALGAVASFSLAGEAYLHSVLAISFGMALVNLVSGIIWIGFGALIGRILRSRRAWRLFNVAMGLLTAACVLLIWR; encoded by the coding sequence ATGGAACTGAGTCTGTTTTTATCTATGTTAGGCTTTCTTTGGGTCGCTGCCATCACGCCGGGCCCTAATAATATGTTACTCACCGCTTCCGGTGCCAGGTTTGGTTTGCTGCGTTCGCTGATGCTGCTGGTGGGCATCATGATCGGTATGCAGCTGATGCTGCTGATGGTGGCCTTTGGCGTTGGTGGCCTGATCCTGCTCTATCCCGCGCTGCATCTGCTGCTGAAAATTGCCGGTAGCCTCTACCTGCTGTGGCTGGCGTGGAAAATTGGCAGCGCCGGGTATGAAGAGCTGAACACCGATGCCGCCCCGGCCACGCCGATGCCGTTCTGGCAGGGCGGGCTGCTGCAGCTGATCAACCCGAAAGCCTGGCTGATGGCGCTGGGCGCGGTAGCCAGCTTCAGCCTGGCGGGGGAGGCCTATCTGCACTCGGTGCTGGCGATCAGTTTCGGCATGGCGCTGGTGAATCTGGTCTCAGGGATTATCTGGATCGGCTTCGGGGCGCTGATCGGCCGCATTCTGCGCAGCCGTCGGGCGTGGCGCCTGTTCAACGTGGCGATGGGGCTGCTCACCGCCGCCTGTGTGCTGCTGATCTGGCGCTGA
- the tauA gene encoding taurine ABC transporter substrate-binding protein produces the protein MAGKFSLSILAAALSLTALSVQAVDVTIAYQTSAEPAKVAQADGTFAKESGAKVDWRKFDSGASVVRALASGDVQIGNIGSSPLAVAASQGVPIEVFLLASQLGNSEALVVKKSIKDPKDLIGKRIAVPFISTTHYSLLASLKHWGIKPGQVQIVNLQPPAIIAAWQRGDIDGAYVWSPAVNQLEKDGNVLTDSAQVGKWGSPTLDVWVVRKDFAEKHPEVVTAFARSALAPQKAYIDNPDAWLKQDDNLEKLARLSGVPKEDVPVLVKGNTYLTAQQQIEQLNGPVNKAIVDTAGFLKEQGKVPQAGSDYSSFVTDRFIQPLTK, from the coding sequence ATGGCGGGTAAATTTTCACTTTCAATTTTAGCAGCGGCACTATCGCTGACGGCACTCAGCGTTCAGGCGGTGGATGTCACCATCGCTTATCAGACCTCAGCAGAACCGGCCAAAGTGGCGCAGGCCGACGGCACGTTTGCCAAAGAGAGCGGGGCAAAGGTCGACTGGCGTAAGTTTGACAGCGGCGCCAGCGTGGTGCGCGCGCTGGCCTCCGGCGACGTGCAGATCGGCAATATCGGCTCCAGCCCGCTGGCGGTAGCCGCCAGCCAGGGCGTGCCGATCGAGGTGTTCCTGCTGGCGTCCCAGCTCGGCAACTCCGAGGCGCTGGTGGTCAAAAAGAGCATTAAGGACCCGAAAGATCTTATCGGTAAGCGCATCGCGGTGCCGTTTATCTCCACCACCCATTACAGCCTGCTGGCCTCGCTGAAACACTGGGGCATCAAGCCGGGCCAGGTGCAGATCGTGAATCTGCAGCCGCCGGCGATTATTGCGGCCTGGCAGCGCGGCGATATCGACGGTGCTTACGTCTGGTCACCGGCGGTGAATCAGCTGGAGAAGGATGGCAACGTGCTAACCGACTCGGCGCAGGTGGGCAAATGGGGTTCCCCAACGCTCGACGTCTGGGTAGTGCGCAAGGACTTCGCCGAGAAGCATCCTGAGGTGGTCACCGCCTTCGCCCGCAGCGCGCTGGCCCCGCAGAAAGCCTATATCGATAACCCGGATGCGTGGCTGAAGCAGGACGACAACCTTGAGAAGCTGGCGCGCCTGAGCGGCGTGCCGAAAGAGGACGTGCCGGTGCTGGTGAAGGGTAATACCTACCTGACCGCGCAGCAGCAGATCGAACAGCTCAACGGCCCGGTGAACAAAGCGATTGTCGATACCGCCGGCTTCCTGAAAGAGCAGGGCAAGGTGCCACAGGCGGGCAGCGATTACAGCAGCTTCGTTACCGACCGCTTTATCCAGCCGCTGACTAAATAA
- the tauB gene encoding taurine ABC transporter ATP-binding subunit, whose amino-acid sequence MLAVSHLHASYQGKPALQDINLSIGNGELVVVLGPSGCGKTTLLNLIAGFLPADSGSITLDGQPVRGPGADRGVVFQNEGLLPWRNVLDNVAFGLQLAGVEKTERHAVARRVLKKVGLEGAEKRWIWQLSGGMRQRVGIARALAADPRLLLLDEPFGALDAFTREQMQELLLTLWRDSGKQILLITHDIEEAVFLASELVLLSPGPGRVAERLALDFGRRYAAGESCRAIKSDPAFIERREYVLSRVFHQREVFI is encoded by the coding sequence ATGCTTGCCGTTTCTCATCTTCACGCCAGCTATCAGGGCAAGCCTGCGCTGCAGGATATAAATCTGTCGATCGGCAACGGCGAGCTGGTGGTGGTGCTGGGGCCTTCCGGCTGTGGCAAAACCACGCTGCTCAACCTGATTGCCGGGTTCCTGCCGGCCGACAGCGGCAGCATCACGCTGGACGGCCAGCCGGTACGCGGGCCGGGTGCCGACCGCGGCGTGGTGTTCCAGAATGAAGGGCTTCTGCCGTGGCGCAACGTGCTGGACAACGTCGCCTTCGGCTTACAGCTGGCGGGCGTGGAGAAGACGGAACGCCATGCGGTGGCGCGACGTGTGCTGAAAAAGGTCGGGCTGGAGGGCGCGGAGAAGCGCTGGATCTGGCAGCTTTCCGGCGGCATGCGTCAGCGGGTGGGCATCGCCCGCGCGCTGGCGGCCGATCCGCGGCTGTTGCTGCTGGATGAACCCTTTGGCGCGCTGGATGCGTTTACCCGTGAACAGATGCAGGAGCTGCTGCTGACCCTGTGGCGCGACAGCGGCAAGCAGATCCTGTTAATTACCCACGATATTGAAGAAGCGGTATTTCTGGCCAGTGAGCTGGTGCTGTTGTCGCCAGGCCCCGGCCGGGTGGCGGAGCGGCTGGCGCTGGATTTCGGCCGCCGCTACGCTGCCGGTGAAAGCTGCCGGGCGATCAAATCCGATCCGGCGTTTATCGAACGCCGTGAATATGTGCTCAGCCGGGTGTTCCATCAGCGCGAGGTGTTTATATGA